The Thermocrinis albus DSM 14484 genome segment TGCTACAGGTTACTTACCCTCAGGTAGTGAAAATTCACCCACCTGTAGTGCATTTCGCCATAGTCCTCCCCATCCTTCTATTCTTGATAGAGGTATATAAGCTCTTGCGAGGAGAAGAGAAAGGCGGTGTATCTCTTTTGGTGAGTCTACTAATGGTAATATCCGTGGCCTCGGCTGCTCTAACGGGCTGGGTGGTGCACGAAAGGATAGAAAGTTTACCCATAACTGCGGAGGCTGAAGCTGTCCTGCACCTTCATGAAAGATTGGGTATAACTCTCTTTGTCTTTTCTCTCCTAGTACTTACACTTAAGGTGATGAGTCTCAAAATATCACGGAGATTTTTTTCCCTTCTCTACATTTTAGGTCTCCTGCTCCTGTCTGGAGGAGTCCTCTATCAGGGCTACTTAGGGGGGAGGCTCGTATACCAATACTCGGTGGGTGTACCTGTGGGAGGTAGGTGACATGTGGGATATGCACGGAATGGGATGGGGTATGGGCATCCTTTATATTCTAGCCGTTCTGTTTCTTATCTTCGGCATACTTGCTTTTGCCAAGTACTTGCTTAAAGGTTGAAGCGTGAGGCACCATCATCACCACGGGGAACATCACGAACACAAAGCACACGTAGAGCACACAGAAGATATAGTGCGGAGGGCTATAATCTCAACTTTTCTGACTGTGCCCGTTCTTCTCTACTCAAAGAGCTTTCAGGAACTCATAGGTTTCTC includes the following:
- a CDS encoding DUF2231 domain-containing protein, which gives rise to MNLWFFALAHEAHAVVQSPPMLQVTYPQVVKIHPPVVHFAIVLPILLFLIEVYKLLRGEEKGGVSLLVSLLMVISVASAALTGWVVHERIESLPITAEAEAVLHLHERLGITLFVFSLLVLTLKVMSLKISRRFFSLLYILGLLLLSGGVLYQGYLGGRLVYQYSVGVPVGGR